The following proteins are encoded in a genomic region of Desulfuribacillus stibiiarsenatis:
- a CDS encoding SulP family inorganic anion transporter has protein sequence MNIQAIRNEWFSNIKGDTLAGMVVALALIPEAIAFSIIAGLDPMVGLYASFSIAVVIAFIGGRPGMISAATGAMALVMITLVADYGLQYLLAATVLTGVIQILFGVFKLAKYMKFIPRSVMVGFVNALAILIFMAQLENFVDVTWVMYALVALTLTIIYILPRLTNAIPSTLVAIVAVTAIAIYGDLGVSTVGDMGALPSTLPVFLIPSIPLTIETLMIILPFSLALAVVGLLESLLTAQIVDDMTDTDSDKNKESRGQGIANVVTGFFGGMAGCAMIGQSVINVKSGGRGRLSSLVAGIFLMFLILVLGSVVVEIPMAALTGVMFMVAIGTFDWNSLKTLHMVPRTDATVMVITVFTVVFTHNLAIGVLTGVVLSALFFGAKISKVKVTSALSSDKQKKTYYVEGQLFFVSVTDFVDSFDFKDDVMEIEIDFTRAHLWDDSAIGAIDKVETKYEQNGVTVTLTGMNKESSLLMDRIGGLSKKSGH, from the coding sequence TTGAATATTCAAGCAATACGTAATGAATGGTTTAGCAATATTAAAGGAGACACACTAGCAGGAATGGTAGTAGCACTGGCATTGATTCCAGAAGCTATCGCCTTCTCTATCATCGCGGGATTAGACCCAATGGTAGGATTGTACGCTTCTTTTAGTATCGCCGTTGTAATTGCCTTTATTGGCGGGCGCCCTGGAATGATTTCGGCGGCCACGGGAGCAATGGCGTTGGTCATGATTACTTTAGTAGCAGATTACGGTTTACAGTACTTATTAGCAGCAACAGTTCTAACAGGTGTCATTCAAATCTTGTTCGGTGTATTTAAACTGGCGAAATACATGAAATTTATTCCAAGGTCTGTTATGGTTGGCTTTGTAAATGCGTTAGCGATCCTAATTTTCATGGCGCAGTTAGAGAATTTCGTAGACGTAACTTGGGTAATGTACGCGTTGGTTGCACTGACTCTTACAATCATTTATATATTGCCTAGACTTACGAATGCAATCCCTTCCACATTAGTCGCAATTGTTGCCGTAACAGCAATTGCCATTTATGGTGACTTAGGAGTTAGTACGGTGGGGGATATGGGTGCTTTACCTAGCACATTACCTGTGTTCTTAATTCCTTCTATCCCATTAACCATCGAAACGCTAATGATTATTTTGCCATTTTCTCTTGCTTTGGCAGTAGTTGGCTTACTGGAATCTTTACTGACAGCTCAAATCGTTGATGATATGACGGATACAGATAGCGACAAGAATAAAGAGAGCCGTGGACAGGGTATCGCAAACGTTGTGACAGGGTTCTTCGGTGGAATGGCAGGTTGCGCGATGATTGGTCAATCGGTAATTAACGTCAAGTCCGGTGGCAGAGGACGTCTATCCTCACTAGTGGCTGGAATATTTTTGATGTTCTTAATACTTGTACTTGGTTCTGTTGTGGTGGAAATCCCGATGGCTGCCCTTACGGGTGTCATGTTCATGGTCGCAATCGGGACTTTCGATTGGAACTCGCTTAAGACCTTGCATATGGTCCCAAGAACGGATGCAACTGTAATGGTGATAACAGTATTTACCGTAGTGTTTACTCATAACTTAGCAATTGGTGTATTAACTGGTGTTGTGCTAAGTGCATTGTTCTTCGGAGCTAAGATTTCTAAAGTTAAGGTCACTTCAGCCCTTTCTTCTGACAAACAAAAGAAAACTTATTATGTGGAAGGGCAGTTATTCTTCGTTTCTGTTACAGACTTTGTAGATTCCTTTGATTTCAAAGATGATGTTATGGAAATTGAAATTGACTTTACGCGCGCTCATCTATGGGATGACTCAGCCATTGGAGCAATAGATAAGGTAGAAACGAAATATGAACAAAATGGAGTGACTGTTACCCTTACCGGAATGAACAAGGAAAGCTCATTGTTGATGGACCGTATTGGTGGACTTTCTAAGAAATCAGGTCATTAA
- a CDS encoding universal stress protein, whose amino-acid sequence MYKKILLAADGSKHSLRAADRAIALAKLTENSIVEVVNVVDSKTSKADALQQLDNFGVLEKRKERLKDTINKATEAGITYEIKFLRGEPAPTIIEYANENNFDVVVIGSRGLNGLQELMLGSVSHKVAKGANCPVMIVK is encoded by the coding sequence ATGTATAAAAAGATATTACTAGCAGCTGACGGTTCGAAACACTCTCTCAGAGCTGCCGATCGAGCAATCGCCTTGGCAAAATTAACTGAGAATTCTATTGTAGAAGTTGTGAACGTAGTGGACAGTAAAACCTCGAAAGCGGATGCATTGCAACAGCTAGATAATTTTGGGGTATTAGAAAAGCGCAAAGAACGTCTTAAAGATACAATCAATAAAGCAACTGAAGCTGGTATTACATATGAGATAAAGTTCTTAAGAGGTGAGCCAGCACCTACCATCATAGAATATGCCAATGAAAACAACTTCGATGTAGTTGTGATTGGAAGTCGTGGCCTTAATGGCTTACAAGAGTTAATGTTAGGCAGTGTCAGTCATAAAGTGGCAAAAGGGGCTAATTGTCCTGTTATGATCGTGAAATAA
- a CDS encoding ammonia-forming cytochrome c nitrite reductase subunit c552 — protein MSKTKLVFVFALVAMFSLFVAVGCELEAMPETPAATAPQEPAKVGTGLDPKEYNNLAFKDLFPAHWTSYMKNSDDTVMTKFAGSVPHQKHNAVDALPKGHAAQAQPYLKNLWLGMPFMYQYDRARGHVFAIDDVLHIDRIDRYSDTPNFGAACYACKSTTIPKYVEQYGDKFWSMNFNEFRGEHNGQMHSIGCSNCHDPVTMKLVITQPSLDEALKRQGKDWRTASHNDMRALVCAQCHVEYFFEKGVDGGTQLKPRFPWDKGMNPTDMWAYYESGRGAEDGFKGRFADFTHAASGVPSIKVQHPEYEMWKDGVHGAAGVTCADCHMPRVTVDGQKISSHQWTSPLKNDQMIKDSCLTCHAGKTTDFLKSRVEFHQEKTFKQLLIAQGENVRAHEAVRLARLVEGHDAALLAQAVTKTREAQLYWDYVSAENSVGFHNPTKAMETLILSERASRDAVELAKRATGNKINAQIEGDIKTIVPPIEKFSRELHMDAEYLKTNKWLSLLKPLEKKEMLWDGNKRLK, from the coding sequence ATGAGTAAAACAAAATTAGTATTCGTATTTGCTCTAGTGGCGATGTTTTCATTATTCGTAGCTGTTGGTTGCGAATTAGAAGCAATGCCAGAAACTCCAGCTGCTACAGCTCCACAAGAGCCTGCTAAAGTTGGAACAGGACTTGATCCTAAAGAGTATAACAACCTAGCATTCAAAGATTTATTCCCAGCACATTGGACTTCTTACATGAAGAACAGTGATGACACAGTAATGACGAAATTTGCTGGATCAGTACCACACCAAAAACATAATGCAGTTGACGCTCTTCCTAAAGGTCACGCTGCACAAGCACAACCTTACTTAAAGAACCTATGGTTAGGTATGCCGTTCATGTATCAATATGATCGCGCTCGTGGTCACGTATTTGCAATCGATGATGTACTTCACATCGACCGTATTGACCGCTATTCAGATACACCAAACTTCGGAGCTGCTTGCTATGCTTGTAAATCAACTACAATTCCTAAGTATGTTGAGCAATATGGCGATAAGTTCTGGAGCATGAACTTCAATGAATTCCGTGGTGAGCATAATGGACAGATGCACTCAATCGGATGTTCAAACTGCCATGATCCTGTAACAATGAAGTTAGTAATTACACAACCTTCACTTGACGAAGCATTAAAGCGTCAAGGTAAGGACTGGAGAACAGCTTCTCATAACGATATGCGTGCACTTGTTTGTGCTCAATGTCACGTTGAGTATTTCTTCGAAAAAGGTGTTGACGGTGGTACACAATTAAAGCCGCGTTTCCCTTGGGATAAAGGTATGAACCCTACTGATATGTGGGCTTACTATGAAAGCGGTCGTGGAGCAGAAGATGGATTTAAGGGTCGTTTTGCTGACTTCACTCATGCTGCTTCAGGCGTTCCAAGTATTAAGGTTCAACATCCAGAGTATGAAATGTGGAAAGATGGCGTACACGGTGCTGCTGGCGTAACTTGCGCAGATTGCCATATGCCAAGAGTGACTGTTGATGGTCAGAAGATTTCTTCTCACCAATGGACATCTCCACTTAAGAATGATCAAATGATTAAAGACTCTTGCTTAACTTGCCATGCTGGCAAGACAACTGACTTCTTAAAGTCACGTGTTGAGTTCCACCAAGAGAAGACATTTAAGCAATTGTTAATTGCACAAGGTGAAAACGTTCGTGCTCACGAAGCAGTTCGTTTAGCTAGATTAGTAGAAGGTCATGACGCTGCATTATTAGCACAAGCAGTAACGAAGACTCGTGAAGCTCAATTATACTGGGATTATGTATCTGCAGAGAACTCTGTAGGATTCCACAACCCAACAAAGGCAATGGAAACATTAATTCTTTCTGAAAGAGCATCTCGTGACGCTGTAGAACTTGCTAAGAGAGCAACTGGAAATAAGATTAATGCTCAAATTGAGGGTGACATCAAGACAATCGTACCTCCAATTGAGAAGTTTAGCCGTGAATTACACATGGACGCTGAGTATTTAAAGACTAATAAGTGGTTATCATTATTAAAGCCACTTGAGAAGAAAGAAATGCTATGGGATGGAAATAAGAGATTAAAGTAA
- a CDS encoding GerMN domain-containing protein has translation MKKYCLLVLIVLLGISLFTGCSWGKSDNNVKTPDTPNNPSTPNTPETPNTPNTPETPATKTVTIYYVNVEYALTGNEDLKSVLPVERQITIGNKAIEELIVEELQKKPIEQGLATELERLTILNVYTEGDTAFVNFSEQNLNGGSLQESLALSQLVSSLTALEAINQVQILVNGNVTETFMGHISIEEPLRNE, from the coding sequence ATGAAGAAATATTGTTTATTAGTACTCATTGTTTTGCTAGGCATATCATTATTTACAGGCTGTAGTTGGGGCAAGAGCGACAATAATGTAAAGACGCCTGACACACCAAACAATCCAAGTACACCAAATACACCTGAGACGCCAAATACACCAAATACTCCAGAAACACCAGCGACAAAAACGGTCACCATCTATTATGTCAACGTTGAATATGCTTTGACAGGAAATGAAGATTTGAAATCAGTTTTACCAGTAGAGAGACAGATAACTATAGGTAATAAGGCTATTGAGGAATTGATTGTTGAGGAACTTCAAAAAAAACCTATAGAACAAGGGTTGGCAACAGAGCTTGAGCGGCTTACAATATTGAATGTCTATACCGAAGGGGATACAGCGTTTGTTAACTTTTCTGAACAAAATCTGAATGGTGGATCCCTTCAAGAGAGTTTAGCTCTTAGTCAGCTTGTAAGTTCATTAACAGCATTAGAAGCAATTAATCAAGTGCAGATTCTTGTGAATGGAAATGTCACGGAAACGTTTATGGGACATATTTCAATTGAAGAGCCACTGAGGAACGAGTAA
- a CDS encoding HD-GYP domain-containing protein has product MILNLNEFLMAVSKALDFIEEDLFGVPTNHSKRITLIALKIGKAFDMTQEELYDLASMSLLHDNGASLKILHDNLRGNQKEKIISIESMQEHCIIGEENVRSFPFLTKPINVIKYHHEHYDGSGFFGLSGADIPLMSQIIRLADQLDLTLNLPEVAESQSQISDIIRYLVKHKGTIFSPVVVEAAEDCMSFSVFWDELKDESIDQALADLTPAFYIDYDYKKVRDITKTFSKVIDAKTAFTQFHSSSLAKRLEIMVNNYYEMDSETVEQLLIAADLHDLGKLAINNKILDKPSALSAEEFLEIQRHPQIGYICLQQIKGFEKISEWVHNHHEKLDGTGYPRGINQDSLDFPSRLLACVDIYQAIREERPYRPAMSHEQTMDILAGLVADHKIDRNIVNDIDKVFG; this is encoded by the coding sequence ATGATATTGAACCTAAATGAGTTTCTGATGGCAGTATCCAAAGCTTTAGATTTCATAGAAGAAGATTTATTCGGTGTACCTACAAATCACTCCAAGAGGATTACATTGATAGCGTTGAAAATTGGGAAAGCTTTCGATATGACACAAGAGGAGCTCTATGATTTAGCTTCAATGTCATTATTACATGACAATGGGGCAAGTCTGAAGATTCTACACGATAATCTTCGCGGCAACCAAAAAGAAAAAATTATATCAATAGAAAGCATGCAAGAACACTGTATAATTGGTGAGGAAAATGTAAGAAGTTTTCCTTTTCTAACGAAGCCTATAAATGTGATTAAATATCATCATGAGCATTATGATGGATCAGGATTTTTCGGTTTGTCAGGAGCGGATATTCCTTTGATGTCTCAGATTATCCGCTTAGCAGATCAATTGGACTTAACTCTCAACTTACCGGAAGTGGCTGAGTCCCAATCTCAGATTTCAGATATCATAAGATATTTAGTAAAGCATAAGGGAACAATCTTTTCGCCAGTTGTAGTAGAGGCTGCAGAGGATTGTATGTCCTTCTCTGTTTTTTGGGACGAGCTAAAAGATGAGTCTATAGACCAAGCTTTGGCCGATCTTACACCTGCCTTTTACATAGACTACGACTATAAGAAAGTTCGTGACATAACAAAAACATTTTCAAAGGTTATAGATGCGAAGACTGCTTTTACACAGTTTCACTCAAGCTCATTAGCAAAGAGACTAGAGATAATGGTTAATAATTATTATGAGATGGATTCTGAAACAGTTGAGCAGCTACTGATTGCTGCGGACCTCCATGATTTGGGGAAACTAGCAATTAATAATAAAATATTAGATAAACCAAGCGCGTTGAGCGCTGAAGAGTTTTTAGAAATACAAAGACACCCTCAAATTGGATATATATGTTTACAGCAAATAAAAGGCTTTGAAAAGATTTCAGAATGGGTGCACAATCATCACGAAAAACTAGATGGTACTGGTTATCCACGCGGTATCAATCAAGATAGCCTAGATTTCCCCTCACGCTTATTAGCTTGCGTGGACATCTATCAGGCTATTAGGGAAGAACGACCGTACCGCCCAGCAATGAGTCATGAGCAAACAATGGATATCCTTGCTGGTCTCGTTGCAGATCATAAAATAGATAGGAATATAGTCAATGACATTGACAAGGTATTTGGTTAA
- a CDS encoding universal stress protein: MFQNILLAADGSDHSVRAAEHAVRLIADRENAFVTVVYAVDGSTSKYDVLHNKDKIEISIKRKEKLKGVIEILEAANVKYDSKILHGEPGEAIVEFANKNRFDCLVIGSRGLNRLQTMVLGGVSHKVAKGAQCPVMIVK, from the coding sequence ATGTTTCAAAACATTTTGCTAGCGGCAGATGGATCTGATCACTCCGTTCGTGCAGCGGAACATGCTGTTCGATTAATTGCAGATAGGGAAAACGCTTTTGTTACAGTTGTATATGCAGTTGACGGCTCAACATCAAAGTATGATGTTCTGCATAACAAAGACAAGATTGAAATCTCTATAAAACGTAAAGAGAAGCTCAAAGGGGTAATCGAGATTTTAGAAGCTGCCAACGTGAAGTACGATAGTAAGATTCTGCACGGTGAGCCAGGAGAGGCAATCGTTGAATTTGCCAACAAGAACAGATTTGATTGTCTTGTCATTGGAAGTAGAGGACTCAATCGCTTACAAACGATGGTTCTCGGCGGGGTTAGTCATAAAGTTGCGAAGGGTGCCCAGTGCCCAGTAATGATAGTCAAATAA
- a CDS encoding HD domain-containing phosphohydrolase, whose product MDSALVLFGLLIATVLYLLIAAFAIRHHEVDGSWSFALMLISVAIYSIGYFFSLQSENVQMAAAWLRFQYLGVAAIPALWLFFTIRYCGWSSWLTPIRMIWIWVVPVTTLLIVNTPFVDSLLYTNVQIEHMNGLMITSVDYQFGFYGFLAFTTLAIFAGNTLLFYSFYKFKDDKNSLRFLLIALSSSIPWITSIIFTTRNSPMNLDITPLSAIITTIIYIFNTNYFNMFRSATLSKAVIFEMLKDAIIVTNEHNRIIDMNPVASQYFGGRTERIGTSVDALLVGIEQEGHWATEDKKVWFDIQWSRVDDGQYGNRGRIYIFRDISGQIETQQALTKSEEKYRALFDHMQEGVALHEIICNQDGQPIDYRFLDLNNAFEEMTGLRKADVVNKRVLEIFPDIELHWIETYGKVALEGSYIKFENYSTDVGKHFSITSFSPKKGQFAVICFDITERINLEKATIEERERLRTTLLSVGDGIIVTDKNVNVIMINEVAQKLTGFSETESLGRNFSDVYKIINEQTGEACRDPVQQVFQTGKINSLEEHEILVAKHGTYTKIADNAAPILDADGKIQGVVVVFRDITEETKRQQEITYLSYHDQLTGLYNRRYFEEQLPRLNITTNFPLSIIIIDVNGLKLINDAFGHVVGDQLIQKTAEVIKSACRADDIITRWGGDEFVVLLPKTNLEQTQAVVNRIKKQEKEACFEPAILSLAIGWSTKTAATEEIQDVFKKAEDYMYRHKLLISPKVKRTMVEAVNQQLHTVNIQEQDHAIRVSQLCETIAKKLRYSDHEIEELKTTALIHDIGKVAINPMILSKPGSLNADEWIEMKRHPEIGYRILSAVNEMANMADVVLTHHEHWDGSGYPKGLSGLEIPLNSRILLVAEAYDSMTNSTTYRDAMNKQAALNEIQAQAGKQFDPDIVSIFVDCMNELEHNSLTEETVNSND is encoded by the coding sequence CGCTTGGCTTCGTTTTCAATATTTAGGCGTTGCTGCTATTCCAGCTCTATGGCTCTTCTTTACCATCCGGTATTGTGGGTGGTCAAGTTGGCTAACACCTATACGGATGATATGGATCTGGGTAGTCCCTGTGACAACCCTACTAATTGTAAATACACCATTTGTAGACTCTTTACTCTATACTAATGTCCAAATCGAACATATGAATGGTTTAATGATTACAAGTGTAGACTATCAATTCGGGTTTTATGGCTTCCTCGCATTCACAACGCTGGCAATTTTCGCAGGAAATACCTTATTGTTTTACAGTTTCTATAAATTTAAAGACGATAAAAACAGCTTGAGATTTCTATTAATCGCTCTATCATCGAGCATACCATGGATTACTTCCATTATCTTTACGACAAGAAATAGCCCGATGAATTTAGATATAACACCATTAAGTGCGATTATCACTACCATTATTTATATTTTTAACACCAATTACTTTAACATGTTCCGTTCAGCAACGTTGTCAAAGGCTGTTATTTTCGAGATGCTTAAAGACGCCATTATCGTTACGAATGAGCATAATCGCATAATTGATATGAATCCTGTCGCATCACAGTACTTTGGTGGCAGAACCGAGCGCATTGGAACATCGGTGGATGCTTTACTCGTAGGTATTGAACAGGAAGGTCATTGGGCTACTGAAGACAAGAAAGTGTGGTTTGATATACAGTGGAGCCGTGTCGATGATGGCCAATATGGTAATCGTGGTCGCATCTATATCTTTAGAGACATAAGTGGACAGATTGAGACTCAGCAAGCATTAACGAAAAGCGAAGAGAAATACCGTGCCTTATTCGATCACATGCAGGAAGGCGTTGCCCTTCATGAAATCATTTGTAATCAGGATGGTCAACCGATTGACTATCGGTTCCTCGACCTAAATAATGCTTTTGAGGAAATGACAGGATTGCGAAAAGCGGATGTTGTTAATAAGCGCGTATTAGAAATCTTCCCCGATATCGAACTTCATTGGATTGAAACCTATGGAAAGGTCGCACTAGAAGGGAGTTATATAAAATTCGAGAATTATTCAACGGATGTTGGTAAACATTTCTCTATAACTTCCTTCAGCCCGAAAAAAGGGCAATTTGCTGTCATCTGCTTTGATATCACAGAGCGGATCAATCTAGAAAAAGCTACTATTGAAGAACGAGAACGTCTGCGCACTACTCTGTTATCCGTTGGTGACGGAATTATTGTAACGGACAAAAATGTAAATGTCATTATGATAAATGAAGTAGCGCAAAAACTAACGGGTTTTTCAGAAACAGAATCCTTGGGACGCAATTTTAGTGATGTGTATAAAATTATTAATGAACAAACAGGAGAAGCTTGCAGAGACCCTGTGCAACAAGTGTTCCAAACGGGTAAGATTAATAGTTTAGAAGAACACGAAATCTTAGTAGCAAAGCATGGGACCTATACTAAAATTGCCGATAATGCAGCACCGATTTTAGATGCAGATGGAAAGATTCAAGGTGTGGTTGTTGTTTTCCGTGATATTACCGAGGAGACGAAACGCCAACAGGAAATCACTTATTTAAGTTATCATGATCAACTAACGGGTCTTTATAATCGTAGATATTTCGAAGAACAGCTACCACGTTTAAATATAACAACTAACTTCCCGTTAAGTATCATTATAATTGATGTAAACGGTCTAAAGCTCATTAACGATGCCTTTGGTCATGTTGTCGGCGATCAACTCATTCAGAAAACGGCGGAGGTAATCAAGAGTGCTTGTCGTGCCGATGATATTATCACACGCTGGGGCGGTGATGAGTTCGTTGTGCTACTTCCTAAGACAAACCTAGAGCAAACGCAAGCAGTTGTGAATAGAATCAAAAAACAAGAGAAAGAAGCTTGTTTCGAACCTGCGATATTATCCTTAGCAATCGGCTGGAGCACAAAAACCGCTGCAACGGAAGAAATTCAAGATGTTTTCAAAAAGGCCGAAGATTATATGTATCGTCATAAGCTATTGATTAGCCCAAAGGTAAAACGTACGATGGTAGAGGCTGTGAATCAACAGTTACATACTGTGAATATACAAGAGCAGGATCACGCCATCCGCGTTAGTCAATTATGTGAAACGATTGCGAAGAAATTAAGATACTCTGATCATGAGATAGAAGAATTAAAAACAACTGCTTTAATCCATGATATAGGTAAAGTTGCTATTAATCCTATGATTCTTAGTAAACCAGGTTCACTAAATGCTGATGAGTGGATAGAAATGAAGCGCCATCCGGAGATAGGTTACCGAATTCTTAGCGCCGTTAATGAAATGGCTAACATGGCTGATGTCGTGCTAACCCATCACGAACATTGGGATGGGTCAGGATATCCTAAGGGTCTTAGTGGGTTAGAAATCCCTCTAAACTCTAGAATTCTATTAGTTGCTGAAGCATACGATAGTATGACGAATAGCACAACCTATAGAGATGCAATGAACAAACAAGCAGCATTGAACGAGATTCAAGCGCAGGCAGGAAAACAATTTGATCCCGATATTGTATCGATTTTCGTCGATTGTATGAACGAATTGGAACATAATTCTCTAACTGAAGAAACCGTAAACTCTAACGATTAG
- the helD gene encoding RNA polymerase recycling motor HelD yields the protein MTAKKHPDYKGEVNRLELTKEYIDKTLDATETYQKIYSDNIKEAMIELDYLDSSQSYINILINNKFMEMAEKNFESLTKSRNKPYFARIDIKQQTKDLDQFYIGKTSLFKAEDGTPLIIDWRSPIANLYYESRLGETSYEAEGQTQQGELILKRQYTIENGQLVDILDIDITTNDTFLQASLEAHADQRLKDIASTIQAEQNRVIRADMGKPLIVQGVAGSGKTTIALHRIAYFIYTYEKTFKPENLMIMAPNRLFINYISEVLPELGVERVKQTTFIDFMVEVLGNKYKMIDPTNTLIDIIHRTGHDGSNKDIESILWTIRFKGSMDFKGLLDEYVKDIETQFIPKGDCSLVGYTVMSETDIREMFTKDLNYLPVYKRVKLLKAKLSKQLKQVEKDLLKEIEEFYDQKIDRLRVQVEATEKRRLKIVSLLDRKEEKLETVKKAAKVAVKKYIDRLPKLNVFEYYNKLMVEEGLFELYFSRHLGQAAPLANTNTLCVQTAKLLKEKKITVDDYAPIVYIKSKLFGFDENITVKGLIVDEAQDFSVFQYYVLKHILMTNVFTLLGDLSQGIHSYRGINDWDELREHVFGRENSTYLTLVQSYRTTIEVMNLANRVIRKLNNPNIVLAQPVIRHGQRPEIKEFAEKLDLLKTLHNTIIELKKENFKSIAMICKTKQECVLVQKYLSKHAKIETKILDEKEENYEADVVIVPSYFVKGLEFDVSIIINIEEKYEDIELDIKLLYVALTRPLHRLYMYHLPNMMPLLS from the coding sequence ATGACAGCAAAAAAACACCCTGATTATAAAGGGGAAGTGAATCGCCTAGAGTTAACGAAAGAATACATTGATAAGACATTAGATGCAACAGAGACGTACCAAAAAATTTACAGTGATAATATTAAAGAGGCTATGATTGAGCTTGACTATCTCGACAGCTCGCAAAGCTATATTAACATCTTAATTAACAATAAGTTTATGGAAATGGCAGAGAAGAACTTTGAAAGCCTGACGAAATCAAGGAATAAACCATACTTTGCGCGGATTGATATCAAACAACAGACGAAAGATTTGGATCAATTTTACATTGGCAAGACATCTTTATTTAAAGCTGAGGATGGTACGCCACTAATTATTGATTGGCGATCACCAATTGCCAACCTGTATTATGAGAGTAGGCTGGGGGAAACCTCTTATGAGGCAGAAGGGCAAACACAACAGGGCGAACTAATACTTAAAAGACAATACACCATAGAGAACGGACAACTTGTCGATATATTAGATATCGACATTACGACTAACGATACTTTTTTACAAGCATCATTAGAAGCGCACGCTGACCAGCGATTAAAGGACATCGCCTCGACCATACAAGCGGAACAAAATCGCGTGATTCGCGCGGATATGGGAAAACCGCTTATTGTGCAGGGAGTAGCGGGTAGTGGGAAAACAACAATTGCGCTACATCGAATCGCCTATTTCATCTATACATACGAGAAAACCTTTAAACCTGAAAACTTGATGATTATGGCACCAAATCGTCTGTTTATCAATTATATATCTGAAGTTTTGCCGGAATTAGGGGTCGAGCGGGTAAAGCAAACGACATTTATTGACTTCATGGTAGAGGTTCTAGGTAATAAATACAAGATGATTGATCCTACGAATACCCTGATAGATATAATTCATAGAACAGGTCATGACGGTTCCAATAAGGATATCGAGTCGATACTTTGGACTATACGCTTTAAAGGCTCAATGGATTTTAAGGGATTGTTGGACGAGTATGTGAAAGACATAGAAACACAGTTTATACCAAAAGGCGACTGTTCCTTAGTTGGATACACAGTTATGTCAGAAACAGATATACGGGAAATGTTTACGAAAGATCTTAACTATTTGCCTGTATATAAGAGGGTGAAACTACTCAAAGCCAAATTATCAAAACAATTAAAACAGGTAGAGAAGGACTTGTTAAAAGAAATTGAAGAATTCTATGACCAAAAGATTGATCGACTCAGAGTGCAGGTGGAGGCAACAGAAAAGAGAAGGCTGAAAATTGTTTCTCTCCTTGATAGAAAAGAAGAAAAGCTCGAAACAGTGAAAAAGGCAGCGAAGGTCGCTGTAAAAAAATACATCGATAGACTTCCGAAGTTAAATGTATTCGAATATTACAATAAGCTCATGGTGGAAGAAGGTTTATTTGAGTTATATTTCAGTCGTCATTTAGGTCAAGCGGCACCGTTAGCGAATACGAATACTTTATGCGTACAAACAGCTAAACTTTTAAAAGAAAAGAAAATTACAGTGGATGATTATGCACCTATTGTGTATATCAAGTCAAAATTATTTGGATTTGATGAAAATATTACCGTCAAAGGGCTTATTGTTGATGAAGCTCAGGATTTTAGCGTGTTTCAATATTATGTCTTAAAGCATATTTTGATGACGAATGTCTTTACATTATTAGGTGATCTATCGCAGGGGATACATTCGTATCGAGGAATCAATGACTGGGATGAGTTACGGGAGCATGTCTTTGGACGTGAGAATAGCACGTACTTAACTCTTGTACAAAGCTATCGAACGACAATTGAAGTAATGAATTTAGCAAATAGAGTAATCCGAAAATTGAACAATCCGAACATCGTATTAGCGCAGCCTGTCATTCGTCATGGACAAAGGCCTGAAATCAAAGAGTTTGCCGAGAAATTAGACTTACTCAAGACGCTACATAATACAATAATAGAATTGAAGAAAGAGAATTTTAAATCCATTGCAATGATTTGTAAAACGAAGCAAGAGTGTGTGCTTGTGCAAAAATATCTATCGAAACATGCAAAGATAGAAACTAAAATTTTAGATGAAAAAGAAGAGAACTATGAAGCAGATGTTGTAATTGTTCCTTCATATTTTGTGAAGGGGCTAGAGTTTGATGTCTCCATCATCATCAATATTGAGGAGAAGTACGAGGATATAGAACTAGATATTAAGTTGTTATATGTAGCTCTGACAAGGCCTCTACACAGATTATATATGTATCACTTACCAAACATGATGCCATTACTATCCTAG